The proteins below come from a single Saccharophagus degradans 2-40 genomic window:
- a CDS encoding type III pantothenate kinase — translation MKLYVDAGNTRTKWRLADGREGVVASDDISGMERSFALLAGVVTGVFVCSVLGEAFNRRLEALCGQLFGVPPHFARVKQGVLDIVPAYERLDTLGVDRWLGLVFARSHAKSQCSVVVGAGSALTVDLLDAQACHLGGWIAPGCASVEAALGGKVQFARSEAYLKALQSDGALTPPQTSAFGSSTVACVQAGVDAMIRGFLQQVIACAGTEFGGREAVYFLAGGDSPRVEAMLRELDPNLELVLSPAIVLDALVLWSEWCA, via the coding sequence ATGAAACTCTATGTAGATGCTGGTAATACTCGTACCAAATGGCGACTAGCCGATGGTCGGGAAGGGGTTGTAGCGTCTGATGATATTTCGGGTATGGAGCGGTCGTTTGCTTTGCTCGCAGGTGTTGTAACCGGTGTTTTCGTTTGCTCTGTATTGGGGGAGGCTTTTAATCGACGATTGGAGGCCTTATGTGGGCAATTGTTTGGTGTGCCTCCGCATTTTGCGCGTGTAAAGCAAGGGGTGTTGGATATTGTGCCTGCCTACGAGCGGCTGGATACCCTTGGGGTGGATCGTTGGCTGGGGTTGGTGTTTGCTCGTTCTCATGCCAAATCGCAATGTAGCGTCGTTGTGGGGGCGGGAAGCGCGTTAACGGTCGATTTACTCGATGCGCAAGCCTGTCATCTGGGTGGGTGGATCGCGCCTGGTTGCGCTTCAGTTGAGGCTGCATTGGGTGGAAAAGTCCAGTTTGCACGCTCAGAGGCTTATTTAAAAGCCCTGCAAAGTGATGGTGCGTTAACCCCGCCTCAGACCTCGGCGTTTGGATCGAGTACAGTGGCGTGTGTTCAGGCCGGTGTGGATGCAATGATCCGCGGCTTCCTGCAGCAGGTAATTGCTTGTGCCGGCACTGAATTTGGTGGGCGCGAAGCGGTATATTTTCTCGCTGGAGGAGATTCGCCGCGAGTTGAGGCTATGCTTAGAGAGCTTGATCCCAATTTAGAGTTGGTTCTGTCGCCTGCAATTGTGCTGGATGCCTTGGTTTTGTGGTCTGAGTGGTGCGCTTAA
- a CDS encoding SPOR domain-containing protein, with protein MRWIFFSLLIANFIAGVWGMLLPNGGVAGAASHAEAEFELKGVPPLLLLTEVDIEQRTAPAERLISEIPVLPSSEGERRSEEKEKKLCEILGPFDGEPSAQEMVERLRALDVHSEVRTLQLPAGPGYWVYLEPEPNRKAALRKLAELQSRGVDSYVIPKGEIENGISLGMFSKKSLADSRMAEAERMGLSPRMQTIERTYREVWVMLNHQEDEKMSEISWSRVLEDKKMLQRRENFCLDVAS; from the coding sequence ATGCGCTGGATATTCTTTTCACTTTTAATAGCCAATTTTATTGCCGGGGTTTGGGGTATGTTGCTGCCAAACGGCGGTGTTGCGGGCGCGGCGAGTCACGCGGAGGCGGAGTTTGAGCTAAAGGGGGTGCCACCTTTGCTGCTGCTCACCGAGGTCGATATCGAGCAGCGCACGGCGCCTGCTGAGCGGCTAATTAGTGAAATCCCGGTTTTACCTTCTTCAGAGGGTGAGCGGCGGAGCGAAGAAAAAGAAAAGAAGTTGTGTGAAATATTGGGGCCATTTGATGGTGAGCCGAGTGCGCAGGAAATGGTGGAGCGCTTGCGAGCGCTGGATGTGCACAGTGAAGTACGTACTTTGCAGTTACCTGCAGGTCCAGGTTACTGGGTTTATTTGGAACCAGAGCCCAATCGTAAGGCTGCCTTGCGAAAATTAGCTGAATTGCAGTCTCGGGGGGTGGATAGCTATGTGATACCCAAGGGAGAGATCGAAAATGGCATTTCATTGGGAATGTTTAGTAAAAAGTCGCTAGCGGATAGTCGAATGGCTGAAGCTGAGCGCATGGGATTGAGTCCGCGCATGCAAACCATCGAGCGAACCTATCGCGAGGTGTGGGTGATGTTAAATCACCAAGAAGATGAAAAAATGAGCGAAATTAGCTGGTCAAGAGTACTAGAAGATAAAAAAATGCTCCAGAGACGAGAAAATTTCTGTTTAGATGTTGCGTCCTAG